A window of Sphingobacteriales bacterium genomic DNA:
GGGTGCAAAGTTATTGAAATGATTTCAACAGCATCGGTTTAAATGGCAGGAATGTTCAATAACCCATTGATTTACCCGTAATAATGTTTTTAAGAGTCAGAAAAATGATTTTTAAGTCGAGCCAGATTGACCAGTTTTCAATATAAAAAATATCGAACCGGATGCGGGCAAGCATGTCATCCGTGTTTTTGGTTTCGCCCCTGAATCCTCTGACCTGAGCCAGGCCGGTCATTCCGGGTTTAAACCTGTGGCGGGTGCTATAGCCGGGAACCAGTCGGGAAAATTTTTCATTTAACTGAAGCATGTGGGGGCGTGGCCCGACAATGGACATTTGCCCCAAAAGAACATTAATAAATTGCGGAAGTTCGTCCAGACTGAATTTCCTGAGAAATTTTCCAACTTTTGTAATACGTTCATCATCTTTACTGGCCTGTTTCAGATCAGCATCTTTATTTAGATACATGGTTCTGAATTTCAGACAGGTAAAAGTTCTGTTTTTATAGCCGGTACGTATTTGCCGAAAAAAAACAGGTCCTTTTGAATCAAGTTTGATCAGAAGTGAAATCAGTGGCATCAGCCACCACAGAAAAACGGCAAAGATAATCAGGCTGAAGGTAAGGTCAAATGTCTGCTTCAGGAATTTGTTAAAGAGGGCTGTAAAATCATCAGTTCCGACAGAAATGACAGGCATCTGGTCAAATCGTTGATAACCAAGGCGGTAGGGCGGAAAACCGTCAAGGTCGGGAATGATGTTTAACCTGACAGGATAATTAATGGATATGTTGAGGAGTTCGTGTTTAACCTCATCTCCGATAACATCCATATTGATAAAAACCTCATCGATCCGGTATTGCTCAATGAGTTGGATCAGATTTTTATAATCATTTGAAAGACAATATTTAGCGGGACACTTCCCCTCATGAACAAAACCAA
This region includes:
- a CDS encoding exopolysaccharide biosynthesis polyprenyl glycosylphosphotransferase: MPFKNRLFYIIISAVSILTDLLLLNFILIKNSLFNTDSDKNEVLLLVIILLNLLWGILHYLFNLIDYPRFKQRKKIIFNTLNAFLFWFFCFLLLHQLIFNSMPADEYYMLKILFLLLCLMAGKLFYDVLFKFISKKGFCQLNVIIIGYSKNTEILEDYFLKNPWTGFRYFGFVHEGKCPAKYCLSNDYKNLIQLIEQYRIDEVFINMDVIGDEVKHELLNISINYPVRLNIIPDLDGFPPYRLGYQRFDQMPVISVGTDDFTALFNKFLKQTFDLTFSLIIFAVFLWWLMPLISLLIKLDSKGPVFFRQIRTGYKNRTFTCLKFRTMYLNKDADLKQASKDDERITKVGKFLRKFSLDELPQFINVLLGQMSIVGPRPHMLQLNEKFSRLVPGYSTRHRFKPGMTGLAQVRGFRGETKNTDDMLARIRFDIFYIENWSIWLDLKIIFLTLKNIITGKSMGY